The Hymenobacter sp. 5317J-9 genome has a window encoding:
- a CDS encoding MerR family transcriptional regulator translates to MGHFSISDLEQLSGIKAHTIRMWEQRYGLLRPVRTATNIRTYCEDDLRRLLNVTTLCSRGQRISQVARLSDDEMQAAVLACCHDVHDHHQQVNALLAAMLGFEEQRINQLLNEASAQLGFENMMLNVAYPLLQRIGLMWLAGTVNPAQEHLLAHLLRQKMLAATDALPGVPATARRWVLFLPAEELHELALLFMNYVLRARGLHTLYLGQNLPLEELDAVCRTYQPDAVATVLTTQPERSRVGEFAEAVAACCPGKLVVLYGQLARQEGLVLPKSCVSPALMTDFLALVAEHATEPVAA, encoded by the coding sequence GAGCAGCTTTCGGGCATCAAGGCGCACACCATTCGGATGTGGGAGCAGCGCTACGGCCTGTTGCGGCCCGTGCGCACGGCCACCAACATTCGCACCTATTGCGAAGACGACCTGCGCCGCTTGCTCAACGTGACCACGCTGTGCAGCCGGGGGCAACGCATTTCGCAGGTGGCCCGCCTCAGCGACGACGAGATGCAGGCGGCCGTGCTGGCCTGTTGCCACGACGTGCACGACCACCATCAGCAGGTGAACGCGCTGCTGGCGGCCATGCTCGGATTTGAGGAGCAGCGCATCAATCAATTATTAAACGAAGCCAGCGCGCAGCTGGGCTTCGAGAACATGATGCTCAACGTGGCCTATCCGCTGCTCCAGCGCATCGGGCTGATGTGGCTGGCCGGCACCGTGAACCCGGCCCAGGAACACCTGCTGGCCCATTTGCTGCGCCAGAAGATGCTGGCCGCTACCGACGCGCTGCCCGGCGTGCCGGCCACGGCCCGGCGCTGGGTGCTGTTTTTGCCGGCCGAGGAGCTGCACGAGTTGGCCCTGCTCTTTATGAACTACGTGTTGCGCGCCCGGGGCCTGCACACCCTGTACCTAGGCCAGAACCTGCCGCTGGAAGAGCTGGACGCTGTGTGCCGCACCTACCAGCCCGACGCCGTGGCCACCGTGCTCACCACCCAGCCCGAGCGCAGCCGCGTGGGCGAATTCGCCGAAGCCGTGGCCGCCTGCTGCCCCGGCAAGCTGGTGGTGCTATACGGCCAGCTGGCCCGGCAGGAAGGCTTGGTGCTGCCCAAAAGCTGCGTTTCGCCGGCGCTGATGACCGATTTCCTGGCCCTGGTGGCCGAGCACGCCACCGAGCCGGTGGCAGCGTAA
- a CDS encoding sigma-70 family RNA polymerase sigma factor, whose amino-acid sequence MTSLEFTSQVQKISLTLRPAAMNLTRDADDAKDLVQETLLKALLNKDKFKAGTNLKAWLYTIMRNTFINNYNKITKRSSNIDSTEYFQYFNTDQNYITHNGATSDFVVRDINEAIAGLGTDYRTPFMMYYIGYKYMEIAEKLQIPIGTVKNRIHIARKELKSALQVYAPVGASAADATEVVED is encoded by the coding sequence ATGACTTCGCTAGAATTCACCTCGCAAGTGCAGAAGATTTCGCTCACCCTCCGGCCCGCCGCCATGAACTTGACGCGAGACGCTGATGATGCCAAGGATTTGGTGCAGGAAACCCTCCTCAAGGCCCTGCTCAACAAAGACAAGTTTAAAGCCGGTACCAACCTGAAGGCGTGGTTGTATACCATCATGCGCAACACCTTCATCAACAACTATAACAAGATTACCAAGCGCAGCTCCAACATCGATTCGACGGAGTATTTTCAGTATTTCAACACCGACCAGAACTACATCACCCACAACGGCGCGACGTCGGACTTTGTGGTGCGCGACATCAACGAGGCCATTGCCGGCCTGGGCACCGACTACCGCACGCCGTTCATGATGTACTACATTGGCTATAAGTACATGGAGATTGCCGAGAAGCTGCAGATTCCCATTGGCACTGTCAAAAACCGTATTCACATTGCCCGCAAGGAGTTGAAGTCGGCCCTACAGGTGTACGCGCCGGTGGGCGCCTCGGCCGCCGATGCCACCGAAGTAGTTGAAGACTAG